One part of the Sarcophilus harrisii chromosome 5, mSarHar1.11, whole genome shotgun sequence genome encodes these proteins:
- the ANKRD54 gene encoding LOW QUALITY PROTEIN: ankyrin repeat domain-containing protein 54 (The sequence of the model RefSeq protein was modified relative to this genomic sequence to represent the inferred CDS: inserted 2 bases in 2 codons) → MASSGGGPGVGTEAGGWEPRAEGGAGPEASFSFGGFAAVLGGLGPAXPAPPAPLRLLHELWQXDPGPDPGPGNERSGKLRPGRLQRAAWPHRRLGPTGREVHALKRLREAANANDLETVQQLLEDGADPCTADDKGRTALHFASCNGNDQIVQLLLDHGADPNQRDGLGNTPLHLAACTNHVPVITTLLRGGARVDALDRAGRTPLHLAKSKLNILQEGQSQCLEAVRLEVKQIIHMLREYLERLGQHEQRDRLDDLCTRLQMTSTKEQVDEVTDLLASFTSLSLQMQKLEKR, encoded by the exons ATGGCATCCTCGGGCGGGGGCCCCGGGGTCGGCACCGAGGCCGGGGGGTGGGAGCCGCGGGCCGAGGGCGGCGCGGGGCCCGAGGCCAGCTTCTCGTTCGGCGGGTTCGCCGCGGTGCTGGGCGGCCTGGGCCCGG GTCCGGCGCCGCCCGCGCCGCTGCGCCTCCTGCACGAGCTGTGGC CGGACCCCGGCCCGGATCCCGGCCCCGGAAACGAACGGAGCGGCAAGCTGCGGCCGGGCCGCCTGCAGCGGGCAGCCTGGCCGCATCGGCGCCTGGGGCCCACGGGCCGGGAGGTACACG CGCTGAAAAGGCTGCGGGAAGCTGCCAACGCCAATGACTTAGAAACAG TGCAGCAGCTGCTGGAGGACGGGGCGGATCCATGCACAGCGGATGACAAAGGTCGCACAGCCCTGCACTTCGCGTCCTGCAATGGCAACGACCAGATCG TGCAGCTGCTCCTGGACCACGGTGCTGATCCCAACCAGCGTGATGGGCTGGGGAACACGCCTCTGCATTTGG CTGCCTGCACCAACCATGTGCCCGTCATCACCACGCTGCTCCGAGGAG gGGCCCGGGTGGACGCCCTGGACCGGGCCGGCAGGACCCCCTTGCACCTTGCCAAGTCAAAGCTGAACATTCTACAGGAGGGGCAGTCCCAGTGTTTAGAAGCTGTCCGGCTGGAGGTGAAACAG ATCATCCACATGCTCAGGGAGTACTTGGAGCGTCTGGGACAGCACGAGCAGCGGGATCGGCTGGATGACCTCTGCACCCGCCTGCAGATGACCAGCACCAAAGAGCAG GTGGACGAGGTGACCGACCTCCTGGCCAGCTTCACGTCGCTCAGCCTGCAGATGCAGAAGCTGGAGAAGAGGTAG